From a single Miscanthus floridulus cultivar M001 chromosome 8, ASM1932011v1, whole genome shotgun sequence genomic region:
- the LOC136470051 gene encoding uncharacterized protein: MEEELHEEVPIEEPLKDQMEDEPMDEEIEEGPMYGEPIEIEESEEEPLEGDEQGGQDGAGDPDDGDDSDNSDSKDGGNDGDDNGDDGGDGDRDRGDGGKKGDDYHDALLAQGWIIEIHYDL, encoded by the coding sequence ATGGAGGAGGAACTGCATGAGGAGGTGCCCATAGAGGAACCTCTGAAGGACCAGATGGAGGATGAACCCATGGATGAAGAGATCGAAGAGGGTCCCATGTATGGGGAGCCCATAGAGATAGAAGAATCTGAGGAAGAGCCATTGGAGGGAGATGAACAGGGGGGTCAGGATGGAGCTGGTGAccctgatgatggtgatgattctGACAACTCTGATTCTAAGGATGGGGGTAATGATGGAGATGATAAtggagatgatggtggtgatggtgatagaGACAGAGGAGATGGTGGAAAAAAGGGTGATGATTACCATGATGCACTGCTGGCTCAGGGGTGGATCATAGAGATCCACTATGATTTGTAG